In Horticoccus luteus, the following proteins share a genomic window:
- a CDS encoding DUF502 domain-containing protein: MAETNSRLVSVRNAFFSGLVLLAPALVTIWAFTRIVELVGGSFRPLFIHHMPESLQRLGLLWDVVTTLIVLLLITALGYLSRYVLGKFFGTLLERFIQSIPGVSNVYTTVKQIIATFSSHNRNLFSKVVLVEFPRRGSWVIGFLTSKTQGEAQTKTTQETWTVFVPTTPNPTSGFLVMVPHSDIVELDMSVGDGMKMIISGGGVVPPWSPAHVPPAPIVREPLP; the protein is encoded by the coding sequence ATGGCTGAAACCAATTCCCGGCTCGTTTCCGTGCGCAACGCCTTCTTCTCGGGCTTGGTCCTCCTCGCGCCCGCGCTCGTCACCATCTGGGCCTTCACCCGGATCGTGGAGCTCGTCGGCGGGTCGTTCCGTCCGCTGTTCATTCACCACATGCCCGAGTCGCTGCAACGCCTCGGACTCCTTTGGGACGTCGTCACGACGCTCATCGTTCTCCTGCTCATCACTGCTCTCGGCTATCTTTCCCGCTACGTGCTGGGAAAATTCTTCGGCACCCTGCTCGAACGCTTCATCCAGAGCATCCCCGGCGTCAGCAACGTCTACACCACCGTCAAGCAGATCATCGCCACCTTCAGTTCGCACAATCGCAACCTCTTCTCGAAGGTCGTGCTCGTCGAATTCCCCCGGCGCGGCTCCTGGGTCATTGGTTTCCTCACCAGCAAAACCCAGGGCGAGGCGCAGACGAAAACCACCCAGGAAACGTGGACCGTGTTCGTGCCCACCACCCCCAATCCCACCAGCGGTTTCCTCGTCATGGTCCCGCATTCCGACATCGTGGAACTCGATATGAGCGTCGGCGACGGCATGAAAATGATCATCTCCGGCGGTGGCGTCGTCCCCCCGTGGTCGCCCGCCCACGTCCCGCCCGCCCCCATCGTCCGCGAGCCTCTTCCCTGA
- a CDS encoding ATP-dependent DNA helicase, whose translation MEFSLDQRSASLSVGEFAAFNVGPRESGDGPHGVWRAQLGVHWHNELRARAADDTPAAEFEVAIAGAVAHRGWVIQLTGRIDQWLPAAAVPTLREIKTVLHPLPVAEAELRADHPDYFAQLAAYVALRRLAAPTAALRAELVFVEAGSGLAQTVVLTAADETCFDVQLERVVEFLDLRARARERLRHLHFRSPFATLRPGQETTRAELTAAFERHPAVLFEAPTGFGKTGVLLEFALGQLQAGHFERVLYLTSKATGQLQVVRTLAAMTAPAANSEPPLSLQPSPCSTALAVWHVRNKAEHCVNHTFHCVRDSCTYLADVAARWAGSGLSRFYLFEDQPRDLPTLRDAGRQAGICPYEITRTALAFNDVWIGDYNYVFAPRNRGLFFEQPGFDPARTLLLIDEAHNLPARVADAYSHTAHVDDARPLLAELDHQRASAPLLRAWENWVQLLGALPACDSLDPALEADVTDALDQIVRALESTPLDYAALGPTFSDQLWRTQDLAEWLADSSFDKLLWCARAGELRFTCLNAAAAIGRALREFGGVVCATATFGPAAAFADACGFAATPTPHLALAPTTTPAFFHLSAHTPWRDTAYDVGIDARVDTTYQRRSSFAGVTGETIVRLHAAAGAAVAVFFPSYAYAEQIVRALERAGSPLRIALQPRLPDLAAQTAWVEESLAFTDAVFLVLGSSFAESIDLLGGRVTHAMVVGPALPEVNAVQRARVAALSSLGRGAAFRRVYQIPGMQKVNQALGRLVRAPGQRARVLLHCRRFAEPDYASLLAPEYQLGTNILDDADLTAWLAQPFPPPAPPLNASASA comes from the coding sequence ATGGAATTTTCCCTCGACCAACGGTCCGCCAGTTTGAGCGTCGGCGAATTCGCCGCGTTCAACGTCGGTCCGCGCGAGAGCGGCGACGGTCCCCACGGAGTGTGGCGCGCGCAGCTCGGCGTGCATTGGCACAACGAACTCCGCGCCCGCGCCGCCGACGACACGCCCGCCGCCGAGTTCGAGGTCGCCATCGCCGGCGCCGTCGCGCACCGCGGCTGGGTCATTCAGCTCACCGGCCGCATCGACCAATGGCTGCCGGCCGCAGCCGTCCCCACGCTGCGCGAAATCAAAACCGTCCTCCATCCGCTCCCCGTCGCCGAGGCGGAGTTGCGCGCCGATCATCCTGACTACTTCGCGCAACTCGCCGCCTACGTCGCGCTGCGCCGCCTCGCCGCGCCGACCGCCGCGCTGCGCGCCGAACTCGTCTTCGTCGAAGCCGGCAGCGGCCTCGCCCAAACCGTCGTCCTCACCGCGGCCGACGAAACCTGTTTCGACGTTCAACTCGAGCGCGTCGTCGAGTTTCTCGACCTCCGCGCCCGCGCCCGCGAACGCCTCCGCCACCTGCACTTTCGCTCGCCGTTCGCGACCCTGCGCCCCGGTCAGGAAACCACTCGCGCCGAGTTGACCGCCGCCTTCGAGCGCCACCCCGCGGTCCTTTTCGAAGCGCCCACCGGCTTCGGCAAAACCGGCGTCCTCTTGGAATTTGCCTTGGGCCAGCTCCAGGCCGGCCACTTCGAACGCGTGCTCTATCTCACGAGCAAAGCCACGGGCCAGCTCCAGGTCGTGCGCACCCTCGCCGCGATGACCGCTCCCGCCGCCAATTCCGAACCGCCCCTTTCGCTTCAACCTTCTCCCTGCTCGACGGCGCTCGCAGTCTGGCACGTGCGCAACAAAGCCGAGCACTGCGTCAACCACACGTTCCACTGCGTGCGCGATTCCTGCACGTATCTCGCCGACGTCGCCGCGCGCTGGGCCGGCAGCGGACTTTCACGTTTCTACCTCTTCGAAGATCAGCCGCGCGATCTGCCCACGCTGCGCGACGCCGGCCGCCAAGCCGGCATCTGCCCTTACGAAATCACCCGCACCGCGCTCGCGTTCAACGACGTCTGGATCGGCGACTACAACTACGTCTTCGCTCCGCGCAACCGCGGCCTCTTCTTCGAGCAACCCGGCTTCGATCCCGCGCGCACGCTCCTCCTCATCGACGAGGCCCACAACCTCCCCGCGCGCGTGGCCGATGCTTACTCGCACACCGCGCACGTCGACGACGCCCGCCCGCTCCTCGCCGAGCTCGATCATCAACGCGCCTCCGCGCCCCTGCTGCGCGCTTGGGAAAACTGGGTGCAACTGCTCGGCGCCCTTCCCGCCTGCGACTCCCTCGACCCCGCGCTCGAAGCCGATGTCACCGATGCCCTCGACCAAATCGTGCGCGCCTTGGAGTCCACGCCGCTCGACTACGCCGCGCTCGGCCCCACGTTCAGCGACCAGCTCTGGCGCACGCAGGATCTCGCCGAGTGGCTCGCCGATTCCTCGTTCGATAAACTCCTCTGGTGCGCCCGCGCCGGCGAATTGCGTTTCACCTGCCTCAACGCAGCTGCTGCCATCGGCCGCGCCCTGCGCGAGTTTGGCGGCGTCGTCTGCGCCACCGCCACCTTCGGACCCGCCGCCGCCTTCGCCGACGCCTGCGGTTTCGCCGCCACACCGACGCCCCACCTCGCCCTCGCACCGACGACCACGCCGGCGTTTTTCCATCTTTCCGCGCACACGCCGTGGCGCGACACCGCTTACGACGTCGGTATCGATGCCCGCGTCGACACGACTTACCAACGCCGCAGCAGTTTCGCGGGCGTCACCGGCGAAACGATCGTCCGCCTTCACGCCGCCGCGGGCGCCGCGGTCGCCGTCTTCTTTCCCTCCTACGCTTACGCCGAGCAAATCGTCCGCGCCCTCGAGCGCGCCGGTTCGCCGCTCCGCATCGCCCTCCAGCCGCGCCTGCCCGATCTCGCCGCGCAAACCGCCTGGGTCGAGGAATCCCTCGCGTTCACCGACGCCGTCTTTCTCGTCCTCGGCTCCAGTTTCGCCGAAAGCATCGATCTGCTCGGCGGACGCGTCACGCACGCCATGGTCGTCGGTCCCGCGTTGCCCGAGGTCAACGCCGTGCAACGCGCCCGCGTCGCCGCGCTTTCCTCCCTCGGCCGCGGCGCCGCCTTCCGTCGTGTTTACCAGATTCCCGGCATGCAAAAGGTAAACCAAGCCCTCGGCCGACTCGTGCGCGCTCCCGGCCAGCGCGCCCGCGTCCTCCTGCATTGCCGCCGCTTCGCCGAGCCCGACTACGCCAGCCTCCTCGCCCCCGAATACCAACTCGGCACCAACATCCTCGACGACGCCGATCTCACCGCCTGGCTCGCCCAGCCGTTTCCGCCTCCCGCTCCTCCTCTCAACGCGTCCGCGTCGGCCTGA
- a CDS encoding sugar nucleotide-binding protein: MILLLGGSGYVGSAYQALFQRKGIAYRNLRRAEVDYTHPATLTEFLRRERPEFLINAAGYTGKPNVDACELHKTECLFGNAVFPGLVAQACAAAGIPWGHVSSGCIYTGERPDGSGFTETDAPNFTFRQNNCSFYSGTKALGEDVLAGAPDVFIWRLRIPFDHVENPRNYLTKLMRYPRLLEATNSISQLHEFVAATFACWEQRIPFGTYNVTNPGRVTTHEVVALIRESGVCEKDFQFFASEDEFMHVAAKTPRSNCVMDSAKLAAAGITLTEVHTAIAAALRSWQRA, encoded by the coding sequence ATGATTTTGCTCCTCGGAGGTTCCGGTTACGTCGGCTCGGCTTACCAAGCGCTCTTCCAGCGCAAAGGCATCGCCTACCGCAATCTGCGGCGCGCCGAGGTCGATTACACCCATCCCGCCACGCTCACCGAATTCCTCCGCCGCGAGCGCCCGGAATTTCTCATCAACGCCGCCGGCTACACCGGCAAACCCAACGTCGACGCCTGCGAGCTCCACAAGACCGAATGCCTCTTCGGCAACGCTGTTTTCCCCGGCCTCGTCGCCCAGGCGTGCGCCGCCGCCGGCATTCCGTGGGGCCACGTCTCCTCCGGCTGCATCTACACCGGCGAGCGCCCCGATGGCTCCGGTTTCACCGAAACCGACGCCCCTAATTTCACCTTCCGCCAGAACAACTGCAGTTTCTACTCCGGCACCAAAGCCCTCGGCGAAGACGTGCTCGCCGGCGCGCCCGACGTGTTCATCTGGCGCCTGCGCATTCCCTTCGATCACGTCGAAAACCCGCGCAACTACCTCACCAAATTGATGCGTTACCCGCGGCTCCTCGAAGCGACCAACTCCATTTCGCAACTCCACGAATTCGTTGCCGCCACCTTCGCCTGCTGGGAGCAACGCATTCCCTTCGGCACGTATAACGTCACCAATCCCGGCCGCGTGACCACCCACGAAGTCGTCGCCCTCATCCGCGAATCCGGCGTGTGCGAAAAAGACTTCCAGTTCTTCGCCAGCGAAGACGAGTTCATGCACGTCGCCGCGAAAACCCCGCGCTCCAACTGCGTGATGGATTCCGCAAAACTCGCCGCCGCCGGCATCACGCTCACGGAAGTCCACACCGCCATCGCCGCCGCGCTGCGTTCCTGGCAACGCGCCTGA
- the rfbB gene encoding dTDP-glucose 4,6-dehydratase, translating to MKLLVTGGAGFIGSNFIRQRLLSRDGPAISRLVNLDALTYAGNPANLADLASDPRYVFAHGDIGDSALVSRLLAEHEIDAVVNFAAESHVDRSIDSPEPFIQTNVTGTLRLLNCAKQHWARLPAPQQSAFRFLHVSTDEVYGSLPPGAPAFTEEHNFEPNSPYAASKAASDHLVRAYQHTYGLPTLTTNCSNNYGPYHFPEKLIPLMILNALEGKPLPVYGDGQQIRDWLYVEDHAAAIWTVLQRGRVGETYNIGGWNEKPNLEIVKTICALLDKKSPRADGQSYTTQIAYVADRPGHDRRYAIDATKIHRELGWKPAETFATGIEKTVDWYLAHPAWATDITATRYARERLGAKA from the coding sequence ATGAAACTCCTCGTCACCGGCGGCGCCGGCTTCATCGGCAGCAACTTCATCCGCCAGCGCCTCCTCTCGCGCGACGGCCCGGCGATCAGCCGGCTCGTCAACCTCGATGCGCTCACCTACGCCGGCAATCCCGCCAATCTCGCCGACCTCGCCTCCGATCCGCGCTACGTTTTTGCGCACGGCGACATCGGCGATTCCGCCCTCGTCTCCCGCCTCCTCGCCGAACACGAGATCGACGCCGTCGTGAATTTCGCCGCCGAATCGCACGTCGATCGCTCCATCGATTCGCCCGAGCCGTTCATCCAGACCAACGTCACCGGCACGCTCCGCCTGCTCAATTGCGCGAAGCAACACTGGGCCCGGCTGCCTGCGCCGCAGCAAAGCGCGTTTCGTTTTCTGCATGTCTCGACCGATGAAGTTTACGGTTCGCTCCCGCCCGGCGCGCCCGCCTTCACCGAAGAGCACAACTTCGAGCCCAACTCGCCCTACGCCGCCTCGAAAGCCGCCAGCGACCACCTCGTGCGCGCCTACCAGCACACCTACGGCCTGCCGACGCTCACGACCAACTGCTCCAACAACTACGGCCCGTATCATTTTCCCGAGAAACTCATCCCGTTGATGATTCTCAACGCCCTCGAAGGAAAACCGCTCCCCGTCTACGGCGACGGCCAGCAGATTCGCGACTGGCTCTACGTCGAAGATCACGCCGCGGCCATCTGGACCGTCCTCCAACGCGGCCGCGTCGGCGAGACTTACAACATCGGCGGTTGGAACGAAAAACCGAATCTCGAGATCGTGAAAACCATCTGCGCGCTCCTCGATAAAAAGTCCCCGCGCGCCGACGGCCAGAGCTACACCACGCAAATCGCCTACGTCGCCGACCGCCCCGGCCACGACCGCCGCTATGCGATCGACGCCACGAAAATCCACCGCGAGCTCGGCTGGAAACCCGCCGAAACCTTCGCCACCGGCATCGAAAAAACCGTCGACTGGTATCTTGCCCATCCTGCCTGGGCCACCGACATCACCGCCACGCGCTACGCCCGCGAACGCCTCGGCGCCAAAGCCTGA
- the rfbA gene encoding glucose-1-phosphate thymidylyltransferase RfbA: protein MQRKGIVLAGGSGTRLYPLTIAVSKQLMPVYDKPMIYYPLSVLMLAGIREILIISTPQDLPLFQRLLGDGAQFGVTFSYAEQPRPEGLAQAFHIAADTGFLTGHEPSALVLGDNLFYGAEFVTALTDAGARTTGATIFGYHVANPTAYGVVEFAQDGRVVSLEEKPAQPKSNYAVPGLYFYDEQVVALARALKPSARGELEITDLNRVYLDRAQLQVELFGRGTAWLDTGTHDSLMQAAQFVEVLENRTGLKIACLEEIAFKHGWIDRAQLERNVRSLGKSSYGEYLRRLLT, encoded by the coding sequence ATGCAACGCAAAGGCATCGTCCTCGCCGGCGGCTCCGGCACCCGCCTCTATCCGCTCACCATCGCGGTCTCCAAGCAGCTCATGCCGGTTTACGACAAGCCGATGATCTACTACCCGCTCTCGGTGCTCATGCTCGCCGGCATCCGGGAGATCCTCATCATCTCCACGCCGCAGGACCTCCCGCTCTTTCAACGTCTTCTCGGCGACGGCGCCCAGTTTGGCGTCACGTTCAGCTACGCCGAACAACCCCGCCCCGAAGGCCTCGCCCAAGCCTTCCACATCGCCGCCGACACCGGCTTTCTCACCGGCCACGAACCTTCCGCCCTCGTCCTCGGCGACAACCTCTTTTACGGCGCCGAGTTTGTCACCGCGCTCACCGATGCCGGTGCCCGCACCACCGGTGCGACCATTTTCGGCTACCACGTCGCCAATCCCACCGCTTACGGCGTCGTCGAATTCGCCCAGGATGGACGCGTCGTCTCGCTCGAAGAAAAACCCGCGCAGCCGAAATCCAACTACGCCGTCCCCGGCCTCTACTTTTACGACGAGCAAGTCGTCGCCCTCGCCCGCGCTCTCAAGCCCTCCGCCCGCGGCGAACTCGAAATCACCGACCTCAATCGCGTCTATCTCGACCGCGCCCAACTTCAGGTCGAACTCTTCGGCCGCGGCACCGCGTGGCTCGACACCGGCACGCACGACTCGCTCATGCAGGCCGCCCAATTCGTCGAAGTCCTCGAAAATCGCACCGGCCTGAAAATCGCCTGCCTCGAGGAAATCGCCTTCAAGCACGGCTGGATCGATCGCGCGCAACTCGAACGCAACGTCCGCTCCCTCGGCAAATCCAGCTACGGCGAATATCTCCGGCGTCTGCTGACCTAG
- a CDS encoding glycosyltransferase family 2 protein: MQVSFIVPLYNCLPLTQAMLASLSATLPPGLACEIIFVDDGSTDGTRAWLATLPPPCRALLNPTNLGFAGACNRGAASARGELLFFLNNDLVLQRHWFEPMRAAFDRFPDAALVGNVQRHASSGAIDHAGIFFNAKGKPAHLTARPLRSALSGYRAVPAVTGACFAIRTTLWRELGGFDEHYRNGSEDVDLCLRAAALGRRPYVALRSVVRHHISQSPGRNLRNEQNTQRLVHRWRPQIVRLAARARALHDLRTNWDGARDATDFARAAMTLAYVLHLRREPPRHVLTGLESALDAEFARWRSLGLAPPDAPA; the protein is encoded by the coding sequence ATGCAGGTCTCCTTCATCGTCCCGCTCTACAACTGCCTGCCGCTCACGCAGGCGATGCTCGCGAGCCTGTCCGCCACGCTCCCGCCCGGCCTCGCCTGCGAAATCATCTTCGTCGACGATGGCAGCACCGACGGCACCCGCGCCTGGCTCGCCACGCTCCCGCCGCCTTGCCGCGCGCTCCTCAATCCCACGAACCTCGGTTTCGCCGGCGCCTGCAACCGCGGCGCCGCCTCCGCCCGCGGCGAATTGCTCTTCTTCCTCAACAACGACCTCGTCCTCCAGCGCCACTGGTTCGAGCCCATGCGCGCCGCCTTCGACCGTTTCCCCGACGCCGCGCTCGTCGGCAACGTCCAGCGCCACGCGTCCTCCGGCGCCATCGATCACGCCGGCATATTTTTCAACGCCAAGGGCAAGCCCGCGCATCTCACCGCCCGCCCGCTCCGCTCCGCGCTCAGCGGCTACCGCGCCGTCCCCGCTGTCACCGGCGCCTGCTTCGCCATCCGCACCACGCTCTGGCGCGAACTCGGCGGCTTCGACGAACACTACCGCAACGGCAGCGAAGACGTTGACCTCTGCCTCCGCGCCGCCGCCCTCGGCCGCCGCCCCTACGTCGCACTGCGCAGCGTCGTCCGCCATCACATCAGCCAGTCGCCCGGCCGCAACCTTCGCAACGAGCAGAACACGCAACGCCTCGTCCACCGCTGGCGCCCGCAAATCGTCCGCCTCGCCGCACGCGCACGGGCGCTGCACGACCTCCGCACCAACTGGGACGGCGCCCGCGACGCCACCGATTTCGCCCGCGCCGCGATGACCCTCGCCTACGTGCTCCACCTCCGCCGCGAACCGCCCCGCCACGTCCTCACCGGCCTCGAATCCGCCCTCGACGCCGAATTCGCCCGCTGGCGCAGCCTCGGTCTCGCACCGCCTGACGCCCCCGCCTGA
- a CDS encoding glycosyltransferase family 2 protein: MSSPALSFIIPLYNSADTIAAVVRDIEGLTVAGGHEIVLVNDGSRDATAAVCRELLRTANVRVTYVEHARNFGEHNAVLTGWRHATGTFCVNLDDDGQNPPREAVRLWERAATGGLDVVYGHYAAKQHAAWRNAGSWFTSRMTDWALDKPRGFYLSSFRCVSAFAAREAARHAGPFPYIDGLLLQVTQRIGSIEVQHAARVAGQSGYTLRRLVRLWLSAWVNFSIMPLRAASVLGAIVAVVGLAALTGVIWLWATNRGPAFGWGSLMAALLVFSGVQLLMLGLFGEYLGRMFLVVNQRPQSVVREVARSQ; encoded by the coding sequence ATGTCCAGCCCCGCTCTGAGTTTTATCATTCCGCTCTATAACAGCGCCGACACGATTGCGGCGGTGGTGCGGGATATCGAGGGGCTCACGGTGGCGGGCGGGCACGAGATCGTGCTCGTCAACGACGGCAGCCGCGATGCGACGGCGGCAGTGTGCCGGGAGTTGCTGCGCACGGCGAACGTGCGGGTGACGTATGTCGAGCACGCGCGGAATTTCGGCGAACACAACGCGGTGCTGACGGGTTGGCGGCACGCGACGGGGACGTTTTGCGTGAACCTCGACGATGACGGGCAGAATCCGCCGCGCGAAGCGGTGCGGTTGTGGGAGCGGGCGGCGACGGGCGGGCTCGATGTGGTTTACGGCCACTACGCGGCGAAACAGCACGCGGCGTGGCGCAACGCGGGGAGTTGGTTCACGAGCCGGATGACGGATTGGGCGCTGGACAAACCGCGGGGGTTTTATCTGTCGAGTTTTCGGTGCGTGTCGGCGTTTGCGGCGCGGGAGGCGGCGCGGCACGCGGGACCATTTCCGTATATTGACGGACTGTTGCTGCAAGTGACGCAGCGCATCGGGTCGATCGAAGTGCAGCACGCGGCGCGGGTGGCGGGGCAAAGCGGCTACACGTTGCGGCGGCTGGTGCGGTTATGGCTGAGCGCGTGGGTGAATTTCTCGATCATGCCGTTGCGGGCGGCGTCGGTGCTGGGGGCGATCGTGGCGGTCGTGGGACTGGCGGCGCTGACGGGCGTGATCTGGCTGTGGGCGACGAACCGGGGGCCGGCGTTTGGATGGGGTTCGTTGATGGCGGCGCTGCTGGTGTTCTCGGGCGTGCAGTTGCTGATGCTGGGCCTGTTCGGCGAATACCTGGGCCGCATGTTTCTCGTGGTGAATCAGCGTCCGCAATCGGTCGTGCGGGAGGTGGCGCGGTCGCAGTGA
- a CDS encoding DegT/DnrJ/EryC1/StrS family aminotransferase — translation MSEAEAIPAADPGALVRRHAAEIRAAMERVLASGHYVLGPDVAAFEEEFARFVGVGVGACVGVANGTDALELALRAAGVRSGDRVATVANTVTATVAAIGAVGAEPMFVEIDDATMTMDPGALEAVLRGGKVRAVVPVHLYGQMADMTRIGAVAAAHGAVVIEDCAQAHGAAWNGVAAGAWGAAAAFSFYPTKNLGALGDGGAVATRDVALGERVRRLRQYGWQTRYVAEEGGRNSRLDEMQAAILRVKLAYLAAENAQRAAHAAAYRRGLAGLPLRLPIVAAGSRPVWHQFAVRTGKRDALRAELAAGRIGTAVLYPVPVHQQPAYRCDVALPLTERACSEVLCLPVHPTLTAAEVERVIAAVRAFFA, via the coding sequence ATGTCTGAAGCGGAGGCGATTCCGGCAGCCGATCCGGGCGCGCTCGTGCGCCGGCACGCGGCGGAAATTCGGGCGGCGATGGAGCGCGTGCTGGCGAGCGGTCACTACGTGCTCGGGCCGGACGTGGCGGCGTTTGAGGAAGAATTCGCGCGGTTCGTGGGCGTGGGCGTGGGCGCGTGCGTGGGCGTGGCAAATGGCACGGACGCGCTGGAGCTGGCGTTGCGGGCCGCGGGCGTGCGGTCGGGAGATCGCGTGGCGACGGTGGCGAATACGGTGACGGCGACCGTGGCGGCGATCGGCGCGGTGGGCGCGGAGCCGATGTTCGTCGAGATCGACGATGCGACGATGACGATGGATCCGGGCGCGCTCGAAGCGGTGTTGCGCGGAGGAAAGGTGCGCGCGGTGGTGCCGGTGCATCTCTACGGGCAGATGGCGGACATGACGCGGATTGGCGCGGTGGCGGCGGCGCACGGCGCGGTGGTGATCGAGGATTGCGCGCAGGCGCACGGGGCGGCGTGGAACGGTGTGGCGGCGGGCGCGTGGGGCGCGGCGGCGGCGTTTAGTTTTTATCCGACGAAAAACCTCGGCGCGCTCGGCGACGGCGGCGCGGTGGCGACGCGCGACGTCGCGCTGGGCGAGCGGGTGCGACGGTTGCGGCAATACGGGTGGCAGACGCGATACGTGGCGGAGGAGGGGGGACGAAACAGCCGGCTCGACGAAATGCAGGCGGCGATCCTGCGCGTGAAGCTCGCATATCTCGCGGCGGAGAACGCGCAGCGGGCGGCGCATGCGGCGGCGTATCGGCGCGGGCTCGCAGGATTGCCGTTGCGCTTGCCGATCGTGGCGGCGGGGAGTCGGCCGGTGTGGCATCAGTTCGCGGTGCGCACGGGAAAACGCGATGCGTTGCGCGCGGAATTGGCGGCGGGGCGGATCGGGACGGCGGTGCTTTATCCGGTGCCGGTGCATCAACAGCCGGCGTATCGGTGCGACGTGGCGCTGCCGTTGACGGAGCGCGCGTGCAGCGAGGTGTTGTGCCTGCCGGTGCATCCGACGCTGACGGCGGCGGAGGTGGAGCGGGTGATTGCGGCGGTGCGGGCGTTTTTCGCGTAG
- a CDS encoding NAD-dependent epimerase/dehydratase family protein — protein MNAEKESAFAGKRVLVTGGLGFIGGRLSQRLVSLGANVVVADALIPEHGGHLRNLRRAARRVQIERADVRDRATMAELVRGQDFLFNLAGQTSHMDSMTDPETDLEINARSQLSILEACRRHNPQVRVVFASTRQIYGRPDYLPVDEKHPLRPVDVNGINKLAGENYHLLYDDVHGIRSTVLRLTNTIGPGMRIKDARQTFVGVWIRRVLEGEPFEVWGGAQLRDFTFVDDAVEAFLRAATRREAEGAVYNLGGPPPMTLLALAELLVELNGGGSFVVKRFPAARRKIDIGDFFADAGLIERELGWRARTSVRTALAKTLAYYRKELGHYV, from the coding sequence ATGAACGCTGAAAAAGAATCCGCCTTTGCTGGAAAGCGCGTGCTCGTGACCGGCGGGCTGGGCTTCATCGGCGGGCGGTTGAGCCAGCGTTTGGTGTCGCTCGGGGCGAACGTGGTGGTGGCGGACGCGTTGATTCCCGAGCACGGCGGTCATCTGCGCAACCTCAGGCGCGCGGCGAGGCGCGTGCAGATCGAGCGGGCGGACGTGCGGGATCGCGCGACGATGGCGGAGCTCGTGCGCGGACAGGATTTTTTGTTCAACCTGGCCGGGCAGACGAGTCACATGGACTCGATGACGGACCCGGAAACGGATCTCGAAATCAACGCGCGTTCGCAGCTTTCGATTCTGGAAGCGTGCCGGCGACACAACCCGCAGGTGCGCGTGGTGTTCGCGAGCACGCGGCAGATTTATGGGCGTCCGGACTATCTGCCGGTGGACGAAAAACACCCGCTTCGTCCCGTGGACGTGAACGGCATCAATAAACTCGCGGGCGAAAACTATCACCTGCTTTACGACGACGTGCACGGGATTCGCAGCACGGTGCTGCGGCTGACGAACACGATCGGGCCGGGCATGCGCATCAAGGACGCGCGGCAGACGTTTGTGGGCGTGTGGATCCGACGGGTGCTGGAAGGCGAGCCGTTTGAAGTGTGGGGCGGCGCGCAACTGCGGGATTTCACGTTTGTCGACGATGCGGTGGAGGCGTTTCTCCGGGCGGCGACGCGGCGAGAAGCGGAGGGAGCGGTGTATAATCTCGGCGGTCCGCCGCCGATGACGTTGCTCGCGTTGGCAGAACTGCTGGTGGAATTGAACGGTGGCGGGAGTTTTGTGGTGAAACGTTTCCCGGCGGCGCGGCGGAAGATCGACATCGGAGATTTTTTTGCGGACGCGGGATTGATCGAACGCGAGCTCGGGTGGCGCGCGCGGACGAGCGTGCGCACGGCGCTGGCGAAAACCTTGGCGTATTACCGAAAGGAACTCGGGCACTATGTCTGA